From the genome of Globicephala melas chromosome 14, mGloMel1.2, whole genome shotgun sequence, one region includes:
- the TSPYL4 gene encoding testis-specific Y-encoded-like protein 4, which yields MSGLDEGDNLPVSKTCGLATPDHAPGHPDLKQCQGEETGATLVMADTGEGGLETAAEGGAPRDPAGCGLALRIRVAGSRGRVATKAGQKEAPASTEGMEAASASTSVAADNSQKNGCQRRELRSPAVEKALEACGAGRLGSQIMPGAKAKEMTTKKCAVSAAAEKEGVVEAVVEEKKVMQKEKKVVGGAKEEARARAPKINNCMDSLEAIDQELSNVNAQADRAFLQLERKFGRMRRLHMQRRSFIIQNIPGFWVTAFRNHPQLSPMISGQDEDMMRYMINLEVEELKHPRAGCKFKFIFQSNPYFRNEGLVKEYERRSSGRVVSLSTPIRWHRGQDPQSHIHRNREGNTIPSFFNWFSDHSLLEFDRIAEIIKAELWPNPLQYYLMGDGPRRGFRDPARQPVESSRTFRFQSG from the coding sequence ATGAGCGGCCTGGATGAGGGCGACAACCTCCCTGTCTCTAAAACCTGCGGTCTCGCTACTCCCGACCATGCCCCGGGACATCCGGACCTAAAGCAGTGTCAGGGCGAGGAAACCGGGGCCACCCTGGTGATGGCGGACACAGGTGAGGGCGGCTTGGAGACCGCCGCAGAGGGAGGCGCGCCCCGGGACCCCGCGGGCTGTGGCCTTGCGCTCCGCATTCGGGTTGCTGGGAGTCGCGGCCGCGTTGCGACCAAAGCGGGCCAGAAGGAGGCTCCTGCTTCCACCGAGGGCATGGAAGCAGCCTCTGCCTCCACCTCGGTGGCAGCCGACAATAGCCAGAAAAATGGCTGTCAGCGTAGAGAGCTGCGCAGCCCTGCTGTCGAGAAGGCTCTAGAAGCCTGTGGCGCAGGGAGGTTGGGGTCTCAGATAATGCCTGGGGCGAAAGCCAAGGAAATGACGACAAAAAAGTGCGCTGTTTCAGCAGCAGCGGAAAAGGAGGGAGTAGTGGAGGCGGTGGTGGAGGAAAAGAAGGTGatgcagaaggagaaaaaggtgGTAGGAGGAGCGAAGGAGGAGGCCCGGGCCAGGGCCCCGAAGATCAATAACTGCATGGATTCGCTGGAAGCCATCGATCAGGAGCTGTCAAATGTAAATGCTCAGGCTGACAGGGCCTTCCTTCAGCTGGAGCGCAAGTTTGGCCGCATGCGAAGGCTCCATATGCAGCGCAGAAGTTTTATCATCCAAAATATCCCAGGTTTCTGGGTCACTGCCTTCCGCAACCATCCCCAGCTGTCACCTATGATCAGTGGCCAAGATGAAGACATGATGAGGTACATGATCAATTTGGAAGTGGAGGAGCTTAAACACCCCAGAGCAGGCTGCAAATTCAAGTTCATCTTTCAGAGCAACCCCTACTTCCGAAATGAGGGGCTTGTCAAGGAATATGAACGCAGATCCTCTGGCCGGGTGGTGTCTCTTTCCACGCCAATCCGCTGGCACCGGGGCCAAGACCCCCAGTCCCATATCCACAGGAACCGGGAAGGCAACACTATTCCCAGTTTCTTCAACTGGTTCTCAGACCATAGCCTCCTAGAATTCGACAGGATTGCAGAGATTATCAAAGCAGAACTGTGGCCCAATCCCCTCCAGTACTACCTGATGGGTGATGGGCCCCGCAGAGGATTTCGAGACCCAGCAAGGCAGCCAGTGGAGAGCTCCAGGACCTTCAGGTTCCAGTCCGGCTAA